Proteins co-encoded in one Stomoxys calcitrans chromosome 5, idStoCalc2.1, whole genome shotgun sequence genomic window:
- the LOC106082641 gene encoding general transcription factor IIH subunit 1, translated as MTTSSEDVLLQMGEVRFKKGDGTLYVMNERLAWMAENRDTVAVSHRFADIKTQKISPEGKPKVQLQVVLHDGNTSTFHFVNRNGQQAMLADRDKVKELLQQLLPNFKRKVDKELEEKNRILSENPHLFQLYKDLVITQVLTSDEFWNTHAKEHAMKKVNKKQSIGVSGAFLADIKPQTDGCNGLKYNLTDDIIHCIFKTYPAVKRKHQENVPAKMSEAEFWTKFFQSHYFHRDRITAGTKDIFAECGKIDDQALKAAVQQGAGDPLLDLKQFEDVPLEEGFCSVSGDRNTVNSGNIVHQNMIKRFNQHSIMVLKTCTDVNSTNTSSAGTGPLNHQASKDKAENGSAEKTKQKENATANGTTNSNSSSSSAVVNSPEKPAKRQRIAEKIMYEDLGEPQLELDANGEEAKAKSQHINLCKVERYLHGPMPSTNYDAHEDPRRMEEIQYHLLCSTESWNQRVPHKVLVSSTAAVNALGELSPGGALMRGFQEQSVSQLVPPDFEKDLRNLYLALSELLKHFWHCFPPTTQDLEAKALRMHEALQRFKMAKLQPFEDRCQQKLSPLGGTLTQHLNRLLQSANTKFATWQERKMRQHK; from the exons ATGACCACAAGCAGTGAGGATGTATTGCTACAAATGGGTGAGGTACGTTTCAAGAAAGGCGATGGAACCTTGTATGTGATGAATGAACGTTTGGCCTGGATGGCTGAAAATCGTGATACAGTGGCTGTATCTCATCGTTTTGCCGATATTAAAA CCCAAAAAATCTCACCTGAAGGCAAACCCAAGGTTCAGCTGCAGGTAGTATTGCATGATGGCAACACCTCCACATTCCATTTTGTTAATCGCAATGGCCAACAAGCCATGTTGGCCGATCGTGACAAAGTCAAAGAACTACTGCAACAATTACTGCCAAATTTTAAGCGAAAAGTGGACAAGGAACTTGAGGAAAAGAATCGTATATTGTCGGAAAATCCACATCTCTTCCAATTGTACAAAGACTTGGTCATAACACAAGTGCTGACCAGCGATGAATTCTGGAATACCCATGCCAAAGAGCATGCAATGAAGAAAGTTAACAAAAAGCAAAGTATAG GAGTCTCCGGAGCCTTTCTTGCTGACATCAAACCACAGACTGATGGTTGTAATGGTCTAAAATACAATTTGACTGACGATATTATCCACTGTATATTTAAAACATATCCTGCCGTTAAACGTAAACATCAAGAGAATGTTCCCGCCAAAATGAGTGAGGCCGAGTTTTGGACGAAATTTTTCCAATCACATTATTTTCATCGCGATCGCATAACTGCTGGCACCAAAGACATATTTGCCGAATGTGGTAAAATTGATGATCAAGCGCTTAAGGCTGCAGTGCAGCAGGGTGCTGGTGATCCCCTACTGGATTTGAAACAATTCGAAGATGTGCCCTTGGAAGAGGGCTTCTGTAGTGTATCGGGCGATCGCAACACAGTCAACAGTGGCAACATAGTCCATCAGAATATGATTAAGCGTTTCAATCAACACTCAATAATGGTTTTGAAAACCTGCACAGATGTGAATTCAACGAATACCAGCAGTGCCGGCACTGGACCCCTTAACCATCAAGCCTCCAAGGATAAAGCGGAAAATGGTAGTGCCgagaaaaccaaacaaaaagaaaatgccACCGCAAATGGTACCACCAACTCAAACTCATCCTCCTCCTCAGCAGTTGTGAATAGTCCCGAAAAGCCTGCCAAGCGACAAAGAATTGCCGAAAAAATCATGTACGAAGATTTGGGAGAACCTCAACTAGAGCTAGATGCCAATGGCGAGGAGGCTAAGGCAAAATCACAACACATTAATCTATGTAAAGTGGAGCGCTATCTACATGGACCCATGCCAAGTACAAACTATGATGCACATGAAGATCCCAGACGTATGGAAGAGATTCAGTATCATTTGTTATGCTCCACCGAAAGCTGGAATCAAAGAGTACCTCACAAAGTCTTGGTAAGTTCAACGGCAGCTGTAAATGCTCTGGGGGAACTGAGTCCAGGAGGCGCCTTGATGAGAGGCTTTCAAGAGCAATCAGTATCAC AACTTGTACCTCCCGATTTTGAAAAGGATTTGCGTAACTTGTATTTGGCTTTGTCCGAATTGCTAAAGCATTTCTGGCATTGCTTTCCCCCCACCACTCAGGATTTGGAGGCCAAGGCCTTGAGAATGCATGAGGCTTTACAACGTTTCAAAATGGCCAAATTGCAACCGTTTGAG gATCGTTGCCAACAAAAATTGTCCCCCTTGGGTGGCACTTTAACGCAACACTTAAATCGCCTGCTACAATCGGCAAATACAAAATTCGCCACATGGCAAGAGCGCAAAATGCGGCAGCATAAATAG